CAACGTCAGTCCAAGCATGAGCATGGCGCCGACTAGTAGCGTTCCCAGAACTCGCAAAAGTGCCGAAAGTGCCCTGACGCCAGCGTGCGCTGTAAACCAACGCGTCAGTACCGCCGCGTACCAGAGTAGTCCAAGCGCGAAGACGGCGGAACCGGTTACAACCTCTCCGATTGAGCCGTACCGCCCAACCGTTGTTGCGATATCGAAGATTAGTACGAAGGGCGCTGCGACATAGCACTGGCTGTAAAAAGCTGGGCGGAGCGTATCGCGCGTGACAGCCAGTCCTTTCAGGCGGACGCTCTGCACTGAAAACAGGAGTGGAAACAGACTGAATAGGACGGCGCGGAAAACAAGAAGGTTGCGCCCGTCTGCCAATATGCCGGTCAACTCACGCGTGGGTATCGCATAGCGCAGCTCAACGAGATGGGCGATCGCTAGTGTCAGGAACAAAAATATTGGCGGGCTGAGTGCTTCCGCAAAGCGTGACTTCGGGTCTCCCGTCAGTTCAAGCTGCGCATAACTCATCATATACTGGGGCCGGCGCACGCACCGCCAAAAAGTCAAAGGGTAGAAGAGAAGCCAAGAAACAATCTCGTAGAGGAGCTCCTCAACGGATTTCAAAAGGTTCATAAAATCCAAATGGCTTTCCCCACAGTGCTGCGCTTTTGCCTCAATATCAGCGGCCGGACGACAGCGGCTCTACCTTTAGGACAGCTTAGTCGGTCACCTGACCATACGCCGTAACACGTCACTATGGAAAATGAAGTGCTGCGACAGCGCGCCAGCGATATGAACGCCGATGAGCACGAGCAATGGCGTCCAAAGCAGGGTGTGGAAGCCCGCAAGCTCATCAGACTCCGTTAACCAAGCAGCAAGCCCCAAGGATGGCATTGCTAAAAGGCAGGCGTAGATCCCCGCGTGTGTGATCTTCGCAAGCAGCGTGGCCCAGCTCGGTTCGTTAACAGGGTAGGGCGGGCGGCCATTTTTGATGCGATCAGCCAATCTGATGACGGCAGCTACCAGGACAGACGTACCAGCAACAATGTGTACCCACCCGAACGTTTGAATAGTTGAGTTCAGTGCAGCGCCCTCGGTCGTGGCGTCCCAAAGACCCTCCATGTACTCGGACTCCAACCATTGCAGGAGGATGAGCGCGACGATTACCCAATGAAGTACACGGCTTAGCCGCGTCCATGAGCTACCTTGTCGATCAACGTAAGACATGCTGCTGGTCCACTTTCTGACGGCTGCGATTGACACCCGCGACGAAGAGACCACAGTTACATCGCAACAGCATTTCCCGAACTATACAAATTTGAAACCTTTGCTGACATGATTGGCGAAGTCAGCACGTGTCAGGCCATGGGGATCGAGCTACCCCACCGCCGTTCCTACGATCGCACCAATTGCGGCCGTAACTGTCATTGCGAGCGCGCCCCAGAATGTGACCCGTGCAGCAGCCTTCGCCATTCCCGCGCCGCCTGCCGCAGCGCCAACAAATCCGAGTATTGCGAGCGATACCAGTGCTGAACCTGACACGGCCCAGCTGGTGAGATTGGCAGGTGCGAGCACAGCGGCCAGAAGTGGCAAGGCTGCTCCTATGGAAAATGCCGCCGCAGATGTCAAAGCTGCTTGCACAGGCCGGGCCGTCGCCTGTTCGAACATGCCGAGCTCGTCCCGCAGATGCGTGCCGAGCGGGTCATGTTCCATCAGTTGCCGCGCCACCTCGACTGCAAGGTTTCGTTCCAAGCCGCGATTTTCATAGATGCTCACAAGCTCCTCCAATTCCGCCGCCGGCTCTTCGCGCAGTTCCTTAGTCTCGCGTTCAATGTCAGCCTTTTCCGTGTCCAGCTGCGAACTGACTGAGACGTACTCGCCGGCCGCCATGGACATCGCGCCAGCTACTAGGCCAGCTGTCCCGGCGATCAGAATGGCGCTTGTGGATGCTGAGGCTGAAGCTACGCCGACAATGAGGCTGGCGGTTGAGACGATCCCATCGTTTGCGCCGAGGATCGCTGCCCGGAGCCAACCAATTCGCGCTACAAGGTGGCGTTCGCTGTGAACTCGTGGGTTCAGCATTGCTAGCTTCCAGTACCTGAGCTTATCTGAACTGCAACCAGCCTAGCGCCGTGTTCGGGCTGTTGAGACCTGCGTATTTCCCGGTGCACCAACAGGATCCAGGATAGCATGACCCTATCTCAGTTTCAGCACTATCGCCGAATTGTACTGGCGGTCCTTATCATGCTGATTTCGGCCGGCCTGCTCTTCGTCGGGTCGAAGGGAAGTGAAGCGCGACACGATAACATCGAGGCTGTTGGCTTAGGTCTCATCGTCATCGGCATACTTGGCCGACTATGGTGTACGCTATACATCGGGAACCGTAAGAGCGCGGTGCTGGTGGATGTGGGCCCATATTCGATAACGCGCAATCCGCTGTATCTCTTCTCGAGCGTCGCTGCGGGCGGGGTCGGTGCGCAGACAGGCAGCATTATCCTGTCCTTGCTGTTCTTCATCGGATCGGTCGTAGCATTTCAACTCGTCATTCGACGGGAAGAGCGCTTCCTGAGTAGCGCGTTCGGGGCACCATATGAGACTTACCTACAGCGTGTCCCACGTTTTTGGCCATCGATACAAGGATGGCGAGATGAGCCCGTACTCACCATTTCAACCGGGAGGCTATACACGACGTTTCAAGATGGCCTCGTCTTCTTCGCTGCGAAACCAGCCTTCGAGTTCGTCGAGTACCTACAGCGTTCGGATGTCCTGCCAGTTCTTCTGCGGCTTCCGTGAATTTACCTGTTCGACTCATTAATCCGTTACAAGGGAGCGACGTGGTAAGGACGAAATTGTTTGTCGCCGCCAGTTGCAAATGCAAATCAAAGACATTTAAGATATTGATACTGTTTGCCAATTTGGCTTTGATGTTGTAGGACGCCCCTTATCGGGGAGTAGCTACCGTTGCGAAACGGGGGCGCGTCAACACACTCGTGCACGAGCACGTGGCGCGTTCAGCCGAACAGGCCCAGCAAGACCGTGGCAACCGTTTCACCGCTTGCGGACAGGTGCGACGGGCGCCCGGTTCCGCATGTCCGTTGGGTTGTTCTCATGTCTCCCTTTACCATTGCCGTACTCGCAGTCAGCATGTCAGTCGACGCCTTTGCCGTCTCGGTTGGACGCGGTGCTGCGATCGGGCAGCCCCGCTTTTCCGAAACCCTTCGCACAGAAGCGGTTTTCGGTATTGTTGAGGCAATCACGCCGGTCATCGGTTGGGCTGCCGGCGTTGCCGCAAGCAGCTTTGTCGAGGCAGTCGATCACTGGATTGCATTTGGACTGCTCGGCGCCGTCGGCCTGCACATGCTCTTCTCCGCCCTTGTCAAGAAGGAGCAAGATGCGCCGGTCGGACGATCGATGACCGTTCTTCTCGCGACGGCTATCGGTACGAGCCTAGACGCTATGGTCGTGGGTGTGTCGCTGGCGTTTCTCGACGTCAACATCGTGGTCATCGCAATCGCGATCGGTCTGGCAACGTTTCTCATGTCATCCGGCGGCATGCTCGTCGGCCGCCTGATCGGAGAACGGTTCGGCCGGATCGCGGAGGGCATGTCAGGCGTTGCCCTTGTGTTGCTGGGCGCATCAATCCTGATCGAGCACCTCAGCGCATAACCGGGCACAAGGTCAGCGGGTCGGGAAGATGGCGGGATACCGATGCGCGTTATGGATTGGTGAGCCGGTGCCTGCACTGGGCTGCCGCCTACCTCCTCGGCTGGCAATTCACCACATTGCTTGGTTGGCGCATCCTCGGTGATGGAGAGTTCATGCGCACGATCTCCAACTTTGGACCCTATCATGGGACAGTCGGCGTGCTCGTCCTTGCAATCTTTGTTCCGAGGTTCTGCTGGGCATTCCTTAACCGAAAACGTCGCCGGCAACCGGACGGTTCAGTGTGGTCCGAGTTGGCGCGCGGTGTTCATATAATCTTCAACGTGCTCATGTTCGTGGTTCCCGCTCTTGCGCTACGTCGCGCATATGGAAACGGGAAAGGCTATGACCATTGGGGGCTACGCTTATTCCCGCCACCGGCCGAGAAATGCCGTGGCTGACCGCTCCCGCCGACATGCTTCATGGCCCGTTGGCTTGGACATTGTCGGTCCTGATCGCCAGGCATATCATCATGGCTCTGCGGCCCCACGACGGGGAGGCGGGCATGAGAAGGGTAGCATGGTTTTCCGGCAAGTTGATTCTGGACCGGCTAACAGCTCTATGACTGCGGTTCATTTTGGTGATTAGGTACCCGCCCTGTGGACAAAAGAGCGACTTTGGGCTTCCCCTTCTGATCGACGGACTGCTGTCTTCAAGAGTGATTTATACCCGAAAACTTGATATGCAATCAAATGCGTTTTATGACCGAGCTGTACATACTTGGTCGTGAGGTAGTTTCGTGAGCCGCAATTTTCTCGTCGTCGATCCGGAAGAAGGTCAGGAGATCATAAGGGGGCTCGCATCGGAAACCCGCGTGCGCATCCTCAAACTCCTGCATACCGAAGGCGGCATGAACGGAAACGATATTTCCGAACGGCTGAGCCTGCCGCAGTCGACCGTATCTACCAACCTGCAGATCCTAGAATCGGCCGGCCTGATCCGGACCGATGCGCAGAAAGCCCGCAAGGGCAGTCAGAAGATCTGTTATTCCCTGTTCGACGAAATCCTTGTCATGTTCAAGGAAGGCGTGGCCAAGCAACGCGAGAACATGATCGAGGTGAGCATGCCGCTCGGCCTCTACACGAGCTGCGAGGTTACGGCTCCTTGCGGGCTTTGCTCGCCTAGCGGCATCATCGGCCTGCTCGATGTGCCCGACACCTTCCTGAACCCCGAACGCATGAACGCCGGGTTGATCTGGTTTACGCGGGGATATGTCGAGTATCAGTTTCCCAACAACGCACACTTGACGCGCAGCACGGTGGACGGGCTGGAAGTATCGCTGGAACTGAGCTCCGAGGTGCCGGGCACAGCTTCCGACTGGCCAAGTGACATTACCATGTCGATCAATGGCCGCGAGATCGGCACCTGGACATCTCCAGGCGACTTCGGCGACAAGCGCGGCGTGTACACCCCAAGCTGGTGGAAGCTGAAAGGCAGCCAGTATGGCAAGCTGAAAAGCTGGCGCGTCACGGCCGACGGTACCTATGTCGATGGGTTGCGCGTCTCTCCGATCGCCATCGCGGACCTCGATCTGGCCACGCATCACTCGATCCGCGTGCGTATCGCAGTGAAGGCAGATGCACGCCGTCCCGGCGGCATGAACATTTTCGGCCGTGGGTTCGGGAACTACGACCAGGATATCGTCCTGCGTCTGCAAACCGGGAACTGAAGAAACCTCGGATTGTGCGCTGACAGGGACGATCCGCCCTTGCCAATGCCTTGCGGCTGTTGCACAACGGATTATCTGATACGTATCAGTTTGTC
This genomic window from Aureimonas sp. OT7 contains:
- a CDS encoding helix-turn-helix domain-containing protein; amino-acid sequence: MSRNFLVVDPEEGQEIIRGLASETRVRILKLLHTEGGMNGNDISERLSLPQSTVSTNLQILESAGLIRTDAQKARKGSQKICYSLFDEILVMFKEGVAKQRENMIEVSMPLGLYTSCEVTAPCGLCSPSGIIGLLDVPDTFLNPERMNAGLIWFTRGYVEYQFPNNAHLTRSTVDGLEVSLELSSEVPGTASDWPSDITMSINGREIGTWTSPGDFGDKRGVYTPSWWKLKGSQYGKLKSWRVTADGTYVDGLRVSPIAIADLDLATHHSIRVRIAVKADARRPGGMNIFGRGFGNYDQDIVLRLQTGN
- a CDS encoding manganese efflux pump MntP family protein — translated: MSPFTIAVLAVSMSVDAFAVSVGRGAAIGQPRFSETLRTEAVFGIVEAITPVIGWAAGVAASSFVEAVDHWIAFGLLGAVGLHMLFSALVKKEQDAPVGRSMTVLLATAIGTSLDAMVVGVSLAFLDVNIVVIAIAIGLATFLMSSGGMLVGRLIGERFGRIAEGMSGVALVLLGASILIEHLSA
- a CDS encoding VIT family protein, whose product is MLNPRVHSERHLVARIGWLRAAILGANDGIVSTASLIVGVASASASTSAILIAGTAGLVAGAMSMAAGEYVSVSSQLDTEKADIERETKELREEPAAELEELVSIYENRGLERNLAVEVARQLMEHDPLGTHLRDELGMFEQATARPVQAALTSAAAFSIGAALPLLAAVLAPANLTSWAVSGSALVSLAILGFVGAAAGGAGMAKAAARVTFWGALAMTVTAAIGAIVGTAVG
- a CDS encoding cytochrome b/b6 domain-containing protein; translated protein: MSYVDRQGSSWTRLSRVLHWVIVALILLQWLESEYMEGLWDATTEGAALNSTIQTFGWVHIVAGTSVLVAAVIRLADRIKNGRPPYPVNEPSWATLLAKITHAGIYACLLAMPSLGLAAWLTESDELAGFHTLLWTPLLVLIGVHIAGALSQHFIFHSDVLRRMVR
- a CDS encoding isoprenylcysteine carboxylmethyltransferase family protein, with the translated sequence MTLSQFQHYRRIVLAVLIMLISAGLLFVGSKGSEARHDNIEAVGLGLIVIGILGRLWCTLYIGNRKSAVLVDVGPYSITRNPLYLFSSVAAGGVGAQTGSIILSLLFFIGSVVAFQLVIRREERFLSSAFGAPYETYLQRVPRFWPSIQGWRDEPVLTISTGRLYTTFQDGLVFFAAKPAFEFVEYLQRSDVLPVLLRLP
- a CDS encoding MFS transporter permease; the encoded protein is MDFMNLLKSVEELLYEIVSWLLFYPLTFWRCVRRPQYMMSYAQLELTGDPKSRFAEALSPPIFLFLTLAIAHLVELRYAIPTRELTGILADGRNLLVFRAVLFSLFPLLFSVQSVRLKGLAVTRDTLRPAFYSQCYVAAPFVLIFDIATTVGRYGSIGEVVTGSAVFALGLLWYAAVLTRWFTAHAGVRALSALLRVLGTLLVGAMLMLGLTLIVAIATANT